A region from the Methanothermobacter sp. genome encodes:
- a CDS encoding pyridoxal phosphate-dependent aminotransferase: MTEFASRIRDIRLSEIRKMFEVAGEDTINLGIGEPDFNVPEHVGEAIKKAVEEGMTHYTSNRGMDELREAISEKLRTENRVHVEPESIIVTVGASEAIFMCTQALLDRGDHALIPDPGFLSYDACVKLAEAISVPVPLSMEDGFSMTPERVESLITDDTRVIIMNSPSNPTGSVMGKDDIKGVAEIAEDRDLIIISDEIYEKIIYDGKHYSPARFTDNALVINGFSKTYAMTGLRIGYVAGREDIIEELLKVHQYNTACAPSVSQVAALAALRGPQDCVKEMLDEFKRRRDLMFRSLTEMGLECTLPGGAFYMFPYVGDSRGFTERALDAGVAVVPGTAFGEAGSYYVRMSYATSYELIEEAMERLKGMCGV; the protein is encoded by the coding sequence ATGACAGAATTTGCTTCAAGAATAAGGGACATAAGGCTCTCAGAGATAAGGAAAATGTTTGAAGTGGCCGGTGAGGACACAATAAACCTCGGGATAGGTGAACCTGATTTCAATGTACCTGAACATGTGGGGGAAGCCATCAAGAAAGCTGTGGAGGAGGGAATGACACACTACACATCAAACAGGGGTATGGATGAACTCAGGGAGGCCATCTCAGAGAAACTCAGAACAGAGAATCGGGTTCATGTGGAGCCTGAGTCAATAATAGTAACCGTTGGTGCCAGTGAAGCTATATTCATGTGCACACAGGCCCTTCTTGACAGGGGGGACCATGCACTTATACCCGACCCGGGTTTCCTATCATACGATGCATGTGTGAAGCTTGCAGAGGCCATAAGTGTCCCTGTACCCCTCAGTATGGAGGACGGATTCTCCATGACCCCTGAAAGGGTTGAATCACTGATCACAGACGATACAAGGGTCATAATAATGAATTCACCATCCAATCCAACAGGTAGCGTCATGGGTAAGGATGACATTAAGGGGGTCGCTGAAATAGCAGAGGACAGGGATCTAATCATAATCTCAGATGAAATCTATGAAAAGATCATATATGATGGAAAACATTACAGCCCCGCCCGTTTCACAGATAACGCCCTGGTCATCAACGGGTTCTCAAAGACCTATGCCATGACCGGACTCAGGATAGGTTACGTTGCCGGCCGTGAGGATATAATTGAGGAGCTTCTCAAGGTTCACCAGTACAATACCGCCTGCGCACCATCTGTGTCTCAGGTTGCTGCCCTTGCAGCCCTCAGGGGTCCCCAGGACTGTGTGAAAGAGATGTTAGATGAGTTCAAAAGAAGGCGTGACCTCATGTTCAGGTCCCTCACTGAGATGGGGCTCGAGTGTACTCTTCCAGGCGGTGCATTCTACATGTTCCCCTACGTGGGTGACTCCAGGGGTTTTACAGAAAGGGCACTGGATGCCGGTGTTGCAGTTGTCCCGGGAACTGCATTT
- a CDS encoding STT3 domain-containing protein, which translates to MFFLEVNENVKIFLLMVLIFFTGFILRAETVHLGDVNGTERAYLIDDQGLPYMYELDSYYNYRITENYLKNGHPGDTLKSGIPWDSYSYYPPGRPAVYPPVISWVSIILYRLLDPFTDMSLYELCFWLPAIVAPFAGTVMFFLIRKYAGAAGGFAGGILMVTAPLYFARTIPGFFDTDMFNCLMPALIVLFYTGVVESRDKYGYITSGILFAVSMLFFSLSWTGWPFMLYVTLASAFIYSIISWRMETPDLSCIKRLFIPVLLAILLIGLFNGPQQLSGINPLSILQSKSSTGSWPDIYESVSELDHPSVEVFFSAAGPLNLGFGVFGALVIISIFIRGDMRRKHLPSFNPFILTISLVWMLAGLTAYYISVRFGILAITPLTFISGIFLGVVFSYMRAISGRWDFRADIPVVLLLALIISVATIEAAEIGRVPFINDDFSDAANFLKDGTKEGTVVVTEWSYGHYITAAAERPVLFDGGSQNTPRAYWIFRAFETDNESLSAGILTMLTSSGDSAVSLLENRTGNTSITVQILNDILGVNRGSAEEILTTKYGLDRDFVNKLLGYTHPERRNYVILTTEGMRYIGYWYLYYGSWNFTSPTPRPLYEVVDTGRSEMLKSVDEGSWRGRRPYRFIIKDENSVKSVEVNESSNFSVILLPDERETIIIDRRFDDSLFVRLVLLGEESEHFRRIYRNGQVTIWGLR; encoded by the coding sequence GTGTTTTTCCTGGAAGTCAATGAAAATGTGAAGATCTTCCTTCTGATGGTACTCATATTCTTCACGGGCTTCATCCTTAGAGCTGAAACGGTTCATCTTGGAGACGTCAATGGGACCGAGAGGGCATATCTCATAGATGATCAGGGCCTCCCCTACATGTACGAACTGGACTCCTACTACAACTACCGCATCACAGAGAACTACCTGAAAAACGGTCATCCGGGGGATACACTGAAATCAGGGATTCCATGGGACTCCTATTCTTATTACCCCCCTGGAAGACCCGCTGTCTATCCACCAGTAATATCATGGGTTTCGATAATTCTCTACAGGCTTCTTGACCCCTTCACAGATATGAGCCTCTACGAGCTCTGTTTCTGGTTGCCGGCTATTGTGGCACCCTTTGCTGGTACCGTGATGTTCTTCCTCATCAGAAAGTATGCCGGTGCCGCTGGAGGGTTCGCCGGGGGCATCCTGATGGTCACAGCACCCCTCTACTTTGCAAGAACCATCCCTGGCTTTTTTGATACAGACATGTTCAACTGTCTGATGCCAGCTTTAATTGTGCTTTTCTACACGGGTGTGGTGGAATCCAGGGATAAATATGGATACATCACTTCTGGAATACTCTTTGCAGTTTCCATGCTGTTTTTCTCCCTTTCATGGACAGGATGGCCGTTCATGCTCTATGTTACCCTTGCATCTGCCTTTATTTATTCGATCATATCATGGAGAATGGAAACGCCTGATTTATCGTGCATCAAGAGGCTCTTCATTCCAGTTTTACTGGCAATTCTTCTGATAGGATTATTCAATGGCCCCCAACAGCTTTCAGGGATCAACCCTCTCTCCATCCTTCAGTCAAAATCATCGACGGGATCATGGCCAGATATTTATGAGTCGGTCTCAGAACTTGACCACCCCTCAGTCGAGGTGTTCTTCTCTGCTGCAGGACCCCTCAACCTGGGATTCGGTGTCTTCGGGGCTCTTGTGATTATCAGTATCTTCATAAGGGGAGATATGAGGAGGAAACATCTCCCATCATTCAACCCCTTCATCCTCACCATTTCACTGGTATGGATGCTTGCAGGGCTTACCGCATATTATATCAGTGTTCGTTTCGGTATTCTCGCAATAACCCCCCTCACATTCATATCTGGCATATTCCTTGGCGTTGTCTTCTCATATATGCGGGCCATCAGCGGTAGATGGGACTTCAGGGCGGATATTCCTGTGGTTCTCCTACTGGCCCTCATAATCTCAGTGGCCACCATCGAGGCTGCTGAGATTGGCAGGGTTCCCTTTATAAATGATGATTTCTCGGATGCAGCGAATTTCCTGAAGGATGGAACAAAAGAGGGCACCGTTGTTGTGACTGAATGGAGCTATGGCCACTACATCACAGCCGCCGCGGAACGCCCAGTTCTTTTTGATGGGGGATCACAGAATACCCCCCGGGCCTACTGGATTTTCAGGGCATTCGAGACAGACAATGAAAGTTTATCAGCAGGGATATTAACGATGCTCACATCTTCGGGGGACTCAGCAGTTTCACTTCTAGAGAACAGGACAGGAAACACGTCAATAACGGTTCAGATACTCAACGATATCCTTGGCGTTAACAGAGGATCTGCAGAGGAGATCCTCACCACAAAGTATGGCCTTGACAGGGATTTTGTAAATAAACTCCTTGGATACACCCATCCAGAGAGGAGGAACTATGTTATTCTAACAACGGAGGGTATGCGGTATATAGGGTACTGGTACCTTTACTATGGATCATGGAACTTTACCTCACCCACCCCCAGACCCCTCTATGAGGTTGTGGATACCGGGAGGTCTGAAATGCTGAAATCGGTTGATGAGGGCTCATGGAGAGGTAGGAGACCCTACCGTTTCATAATAAAAGACGAAAACTCTGTGAAAAGCGTCGAAGTGAATGAATCCAGCAATTTTTCTGTTATACTCCTCCCAGATGAACGGGAGACCATAATTATAGATAGAAGATTTGATGATTCCCTCTTCGTAAGACTGGTGCTCCTTGGGGAGGAAAGCGAACACTTCAGAAGGATATACAGAAATGGTCAGGTAACCATCTGGGGGTTGAGGTGA
- the yjjX gene encoding inosine/xanthosine triphosphatase: MRVNVGSTNPVKVKATANVLGKIFDEIEVRGVEVDSGVSDQPVGLEETVKGAINRARGAFSNCELSVGIESGLHRVPGTITGFVDLQWCAIYDGDHVTLGVSAGFEYPPLVVEEVLSGREVGEVMDELTGVDELGRKRGAVSFLSHGMLDRVGNTEQCVLMAMIPRMNPSLYDLE, encoded by the coding sequence ATGAGGGTTAATGTGGGATCAACAAATCCGGTTAAGGTTAAGGCCACAGCGAATGTCCTTGGGAAGATATTCGATGAAATTGAGGTCAGGGGTGTTGAGGTTGACTCAGGAGTATCTGATCAGCCGGTAGGTCTTGAGGAGACTGTTAAGGGGGCCATCAACCGTGCAAGGGGGGCTTTCAGCAACTGTGAACTGAGTGTTGGCATCGAGTCAGGTCTCCACAGGGTGCCGGGGACGATCACGGGATTTGTGGACCTCCAGTGGTGCGCCATATATGATGGTGATCATGTAACACTTGGTGTGAGCGCAGGCTTTGAATACCCTCCCCTGGTGGTTGAGGAGGTCCTCTCAGGAAGGGAGGTGGGGGAAGTCATGGATGAGCTCACAGGTGTGGATGAACTGGGCAGGAAGAGGGGTGCTGTGAGTTTCCTCTCCCATGGAATGCTTGATCGTGTTGGAAATACAGAGCAGTGCGTCCTCATGGCCATGATACCCCGCATGAACCCCTCACTCTATGATCTTGAATAG
- a CDS encoding radical SAM protein, with the protein MQLREYNVIIKNPRMVDVRVASCYPGPYRTAMSSLGYHIIYHLINSRDDAWCERVIHPYKRSLESGSPLRDFDIISFTVHYEEDYFRIPQMLRDGGVSPRRDERDGPLVIAGGPCITSNPLPLSDFIDLFIIGEAEPVLNRLIDRYLELDDPRREIDEFMDIKGVYIPDNPAERMIVEDMDGACHPVRQIVPVTEDKKMVPSLGRSFLLGVSRGCSRGCRFCMSGYLYRPKRETSLPKLLDVAERGRHATGYSKVSLIGAAASDYSRIDELSSRLVDMDFMVSMPSLRIESLSAHLMNTLLGGGLKTVTVAPESTLKLRRKLNKPISDSMVFKKTEEAIKRGFRVKMYFLTGVPGESDEDLKDLARLMHELHEIRRGMVSFSINPLIPKPHTPLQWMEYDMREMKRKIKLLRKLTGGIPVKFGSPRGGLIQYVLSTGGPETGELIERASFSKVPLREWELHCSRRNPGDDLPWDNINVGLREDFLMKEYIRMEEEKLTPWCEESGCHGCMDHCSWQEEGRLR; encoded by the coding sequence ATGCAGCTTCGGGAATACAATGTCATCATCAAGAACCCCCGGATGGTTGATGTCAGAGTTGCATCCTGTTACCCGGGGCCCTACAGGACCGCCATGTCCTCACTCGGTTACCATATAATCTACCATCTTATAAATTCAAGGGATGATGCATGGTGTGAGCGGGTGATACACCCCTACAAACGAAGCCTTGAATCTGGAAGTCCGCTGAGGGACTTTGATATAATCAGCTTCACGGTGCACTACGAGGAGGACTATTTCAGGATTCCCCAGATGCTAAGGGATGGTGGTGTTTCGCCGAGGAGGGATGAACGTGACGGTCCCCTTGTAATCGCAGGGGGGCCCTGCATAACATCCAATCCCCTTCCACTCTCAGATTTCATTGACCTCTTCATAATAGGTGAGGCTGAACCTGTGCTCAACAGGTTAATCGATCGGTACCTTGAGCTGGACGATCCCCGCCGTGAGATTGATGAATTCATGGACATAAAGGGTGTTTACATTCCAGACAACCCTGCAGAGAGGATGATTGTTGAGGATATGGACGGGGCATGTCATCCTGTAAGACAGATAGTTCCAGTCACCGAGGATAAAAAGATGGTCCCCTCACTGGGGAGGTCATTCCTTCTGGGTGTTTCAAGGGGCTGTTCACGGGGCTGCCGTTTCTGCATGTCCGGCTACCTATACCGCCCCAAACGTGAGACATCACTCCCCAAGCTCCTTGATGTTGCAGAGAGGGGCCGTCATGCCACAGGTTACAGTAAGGTCTCACTTATAGGTGCTGCTGCCTCTGACTATTCACGTATAGATGAACTCTCCTCCAGACTCGTGGATATGGACTTCATGGTTTCAATGCCGTCACTCAGAATAGAATCACTGTCAGCCCACCTCATGAATACACTGCTTGGAGGGGGACTTAAAACAGTTACAGTGGCACCAGAATCAACCCTTAAATTGCGAAGAAAACTTAACAAGCCCATAAGCGATAGCATGGTGTTTAAAAAAACAGAGGAGGCTATAAAAAGGGGTTTTCGTGTTAAAATGTACTTCCTTACAGGAGTCCCCGGGGAGTCTGATGAAGACTTAAAGGACCTGGCACGCCTCATGCATGAACTCCATGAAATAAGAAGGGGAATGGTGAGCTTCAGCATCAACCCCCTCATTCCCAAGCCACACACACCCCTCCAGTGGATGGAATATGACATGAGGGAAATGAAAAGGAAGATCAAACTTCTGAGGAAACTCACAGGGGGGATTCCTGTTAAATTTGGAAGTCCCCGCGGTGGACTCATACAGTATGTGCTCTCCACAGGTGGACCCGAAACTGGAGAACTCATTGAGAGGGCCTCATTCTCAAAGGTACCCCTCAGGGAATGGGAGCTCCACTGCAGCAGGAGAAACCCCGGCGATGATCTCCCATGGGATAACATCAACGTTGGACTAAGGGAGGACTTCCTCATGAAAGAATACATTAGGATGGAGGAGGAGAAACTAACACCATGGTGTGAGGAGTCAGGATGCCATGGATGCATGGATCACTGTTCATGGCAGGAGGAAGGGCGATTAAGATGA
- a CDS encoding phosphopantetheine adenylyltransferase: MKVKKYSLVAVGGTFDRFHKGHRKLLDEAFRVGNTVMIGVTSDEFASAKGDDIEPCSVRMKNLEEYLSDKDTEYHIMRLEDPYGTTVTDERFDAIVVSRETEPVAHEINKIRKRKGFRELDIITIDMVPADDGIPISSTRIRRGEIDRMGHLLDRIRHTIKRKRNR, from the coding sequence ATGAAGGTAAAGAAGTACTCACTTGTTGCTGTTGGAGGCACCTTTGACAGATTTCATAAGGGCCATAGAAAACTCCTTGATGAGGCATTCCGTGTCGGGAATACTGTGATGATTGGTGTAACATCAGATGAATTTGCATCTGCAAAGGGAGACGATATAGAGCCCTGCAGTGTCAGAATGAAGAACCTTGAGGAGTATCTTTCAGATAAGGATACAGAGTACCATATAATGAGGCTGGAGGACCCCTACGGCACCACGGTTACAGATGAACGTTTCGATGCCATAGTGGTGAGCAGGGAGACCGAGCCTGTTGCCCATGAGATAAATAAAATAAGAAAAAGAAAGGGGTTCAGGGAACTTGATATCATAACCATTGACATGGTGCCCGCAGATGATGGTATCCCCATCTCGTCCACAAGGATAAGAAGGGGAGAAATAGACAGGATGGGACATCTGCTTGATAGGATACGCCATACAATAAAAAGAAAGAGAAATCGGTGA